A section of the Rummeliibacillus pycnus genome encodes:
- a CDS encoding pirin family protein — MLRKVDHKQMGTSHLGWLNSTFHFSFAEYYNPNNIQFGALRVINDDLIAPHTGFDLHPHRDMEIISYVVNGALTHQDSMGNKHTITRGQVQYMSAGTGVFHSEHNMGDEELRMLQIWILPDRHGHTPHYGEFLFEMEDRKNKWLHMVSDKNGTAPIQINQDANLYAITLEPGKEIDFPVATGRQAYLVQIEGKAMINDVALETRDGLEIIEENIHINAEDTAHILVIEMAKID, encoded by the coding sequence ATGCTTAGAAAAGTTGATCATAAACAAATGGGAACTAGCCATCTAGGTTGGTTGAACAGTACATTTCATTTCTCATTTGCAGAATATTATAATCCAAATAATATACAATTTGGCGCTTTACGTGTTATCAACGATGATTTAATTGCACCACATACAGGATTTGACCTACATCCTCACCGAGATATGGAAATTATTTCTTACGTCGTAAACGGTGCTCTTACTCACCAAGATAGTATGGGGAACAAGCATACGATTACTCGTGGTCAAGTGCAATACATGAGTGCTGGCACTGGCGTTTTCCATAGTGAACATAATATGGGCGACGAAGAACTTCGTATGTTACAAATTTGGATTTTACCTGATCGACATGGCCATACACCTCATTATGGTGAGTTCCTTTTTGAAATGGAGGATCGCAAAAACAAATGGCTTCATATGGTTTCAGATAAGAATGGGACTGCTCCTATTCAAATTAACCAAGATGCCAATTTATACGCTATTACACTTGAACCCGGTAAGGAAATCGACTTCCCAGTGGCTACAGGTCGTCAAGCATATCTTGTGCAAATTGAAGGCAAAGCCATGATTAATGATGTAGCACTTGAAACACGTGATGGCTTAGAAATCATAGAAGAGAACATTCACATTAATGCTGAAGATACCGCACATATTTTAGTCATTGAAATGGCTAAAATTGACTAA
- a CDS encoding FecCD family ABC transporter permease, giving the protein MIATSVIRKQRITLLILMVLILVAVTASLGMGASAVSFDQIFPTIMGYGTFKDEFVLFSIRLPRIIITLLAGMALALSGSILQSITRNDLADPGIIGINSGAGVAISIFFLYFPIEAGSFVYTLPIVAFLGAIFATILIYIFSYSRKEGIKPVRMILVGVGFQMALSGLMIVLISSSDNRKVDFISTWLAGNIWGTDWPFVWALLPWLVVLIPFTLYKAHRLNILNLNEPVSIGVGISVQKERIILLIIAVALAASAVSVTGGIAFIGLLSPHIAKKLVGPRNQLFIPIAILIGGLLLLVADTIGRSLLSNISLPAGIIVSLIGAPYFIYLLFKK; this is encoded by the coding sequence GTGATTGCAACATCTGTAATTCGTAAACAACGTATCACTTTGTTAATATTAATGGTTCTTATCCTCGTAGCTGTTACAGCTAGTCTTGGAATGGGGGCATCTGCTGTATCTTTCGATCAGATTTTCCCCACAATAATGGGCTATGGAACGTTTAAAGATGAATTTGTGCTATTTTCCATTCGTTTACCTCGTATCATCATTACATTACTTGCTGGTATGGCCCTTGCCCTTTCTGGTTCAATCTTACAAAGCATTACACGTAATGATCTAGCGGATCCTGGTATTATCGGTATTAATTCTGGGGCGGGCGTTGCGATTTCTATCTTCTTTTTGTATTTTCCAATTGAAGCAGGATCATTTGTTTATACATTACCTATAGTTGCCTTTCTAGGTGCTATCTTTGCTACTATTCTAATCTACATTTTTTCATATAGTAGAAAAGAAGGGATTAAACCTGTAAGAATGATATTAGTGGGTGTCGGATTCCAAATGGCATTATCAGGTTTAATGATTGTTTTAATCTCGTCTTCTGATAATAGAAAGGTGGATTTCATCTCAACATGGCTAGCAGGGAATATCTGGGGTACCGACTGGCCGTTTGTATGGGCGCTTCTTCCTTGGCTTGTTGTTTTGATTCCGTTTACATTGTATAAAGCACATCGGTTGAATATCTTAAATCTAAATGAGCCAGTTTCGATTGGCGTTGGAATTTCAGTACAAAAAGAGCGAATAATCCTATTGATTATTGCTGTAGCATTAGCTGCTTCCGCTGTATCCGTTACAGGTGGGATTGCCTTTATCGGCCTTTTATCTCCACATATCGCAAAGAAATTAGTAGGGCCACGAAACCAATTGTTTATTCCCATTGCTATTTTGATTGGTGGTTTGCTTCTGTTAGTCGCAGATACAATTGGACGTAGCTTACTAAGTAATATCTCTTTACCAGCAGGAATTATTGTATCCTTAATCGGCGCACCCTACTTTATTTATTTATTGTTTAAAAAATAG